In Brienomyrus brachyistius isolate T26 chromosome 11, BBRACH_0.4, whole genome shotgun sequence, the DNA window actgttgtgTCTGGTttgctctctgggggctttgggcaggaatAACGTGCAGCACATTGAGACAATGGAATGCTAtgataatgcactatacaaataaaattgaactgAATCGTACATATGCTGGTAAAACCCAGCATTCATTATGCTGGTCTATGCTGTTTATCAACAGGGATATGCTACTTCAGAGTTTTGATGTCATTTTAATTAtcctaaaatgtagagaatagtacaaatgAACATTTCTATGGGTAGGTGTTTCCAGATTTTTTGTTGGCCCTGTATATgttacaatataataataaaatactgtttaaaaTTAAATAACATGTTACATTGTCCAACATACCCTGGATTTCTTGtaaatatctaaaaataaagCTGGGAAAAAACGTGATCTTACAGTTTTCCAGTTTGGTTTTAAAACCGGAAAACAAAGCATGATACCggctatttttttcttttccagtgtttcctgtttccttttctgacttttaaacagaaaaactaaaaaACTCCTCTGTTTTCTGGCTTTTCCAATTtggttttgaaacagtaaattcAAAGAACGAACAACAAACGGATTCTAGCAAAACCAGTCACTTAAACGTTTGTTTCTGTTTTAAGCATCGCTTCTCAGCAACATCAGACAAATAATATATAATTGTCCTCTATGGTTTGATGTATGTGACATTTGGGCTTATCAAATCACTCCTGCCTTCCATCTATTTGTCCATCTCTCAAACGCTTATCCATATCAGGGTCAGGTGGAAATTTGGGTTTAATTCACAGAAAAGCACTTAAGCACTTCTTACCATGATTTTACTGGTCCCACTAAAATATGTTACAGATATGCTTGTGACATATGTTTTTATAGCAAATTCATATTTATAATGGACTATAATGCAATGAGAAATTGAAACAAGATAAGTGTGTATCAGTGTGAGAATGTAAGCTGTAAAGGAATATAATTACACAGAAACCATTTCAAAATACCAATTTATTTCTTACGAATGACATGATATATTGAAAAATATTCTGTTGATGTGTGAAATACCCTTAAAGGTATGTATTAGTACATATGCATTCATCCTTGTCTGAGTGCACGGTATAAATACTTTTATCACAACTATCAGCAGCTTTTACATTGTTTTACAAACCAAATTTTGTGCATTGGTAAGAAACTCCCACCCCCATTGCAGAGTGTGTACACTGATTTACAAAAAtggatataatatatatatacaaatgtAAGTTATGTTATGATGCTGGCAAACAAATGTTATTCTAGGGCAAAACAGTCAACATGTGTGTTAAAGCTGCAGCTTAAGTAGTCAGTTTGTCCAACAACGTGGACGTAAATGTTTGTCTGCAGGGCATCCATAAGGAGTCGCTAAACTGCAGTATTCACACTGCTAACAAACATTCAGTGCTTGCTGTTCAAACAAGGTAGCCATGAAGTGGTGGATATCTGACAGTCGCTGTTCAGAAAACCCCTCACACTCGCTTGACTGCAAACATTTTCAGTCAAATGAACAGTGAACCTGGGCAGTTATGGGGAAACCCTGTCTCCTTTACTACAAGAGAGGGTTTTTACAACAAGAACACAATGGCACTGGATTAAATAGActggtgtttcccaatccggtcctcggggaccaacagacagtccatgttttgcgtctggcagggagctcggagggaggaAAAATCTGGACCGTCTGtgagtccccgaggaccaggttgggaaacactgaaataGACTAATGGTGAGGGCAGCCGCACAATAAGGCCATCAGCAGAAAGCCAGCAGCTGCCTTTCAGCGTACATAAATAGGCAACCAAATGCTGACAGGCACAAACCAAGTACCCAGCCAGGTGCGTTAAAAACACTGAATGGGATTCCCACTGAGAAATCCACAGAAACAGGACGTTCTCAGACCTAGAGCTTCACAGCTGCCCTGAGTTTTGCTGAACGTCCCCTGGGGTTCTCGCGTACCTCATCCTCCTGGGGCACGATCACCTTCTTTTGCACAAAGGTCCAGCGAGCGTGCCCAGTGCCCGGTCTCTCATCCTCACCCTCTTCCTCCCGGGCTGGTCGGCGGGGGTTACGGCGGGGCGGGGCGGCCACGTCGAGGCCGTGAAGGAAGCGCTTGACCACGCGGTCCTCCAGCGAGTGGAACGTGAGCACGGCGAGCCGGCCACCGGGCCGCAGGAGCACCTCCGCCGCCTGCAGTGCCGCATGCAGCTCCTGTAGCTCGTCATTGACAAAGATACGCAGTGCCTGGAAGCTCTTGGTGGCCACATGAGCGGGTCGCTGCAGGAGGTCTTTCCGGGCATACAGGGCGGAGGGTGAAAACGCTCCTGCAGGGGTGATAGCCAAATGCTAAAAATACTCTGTATATGACAAAATGACATAATGTAATGCACAGACATCCTATAGCTATGCAGAATTACCAGTGTGAAATTCAATGGCTAAACTCAGCTATACTACATTAGAGCTAATAGCATTATTACTAAATTACTACTACAGTACAACAAGTATATATTTTAATCATTAAGATTCAGATAATAACCGTGAGACTGTATTTGCCAGAAGGTGCCCAAACTGCAATGAACTGACAGTCTTCTTGGGAAGATTCTATAGTATGGCCACAGGGGTGAAACCATTAGTTATGAAAAGGTACGGACTTCTCAGtcaagtttcaaagacattccACTCACACAAGTTGAATAACATactgaataatgtactgaaagcagaatcaaggtaaaaaaaaaacaattgacaAAGCAGACCATGGTCTGTTCTGTGGGACAAAAGGGCAGAGCAGGTAGAGCAGGAACTGGCAGGAAATTGGTTTGCGATTAAAAGGTCACTGGGTCAGGTTTCAGCCTGAGAACACCTGTAAGACAGTCGCTTTGAGGAAGTTGCTCAGTCACTCCTGTAACATATCTACAGTAGCCATCTATACAGCCGTAGTATAAGACTGATTACACATCACCCCAAATGCTTGGCAAATAGGGTCATCACCTAATCCATGTTAGGGGGACATTCTGAGCTAGGACAGGGTTTGTACGTCACAATCTCAATAACAAGCCctggatttcactttagcactgagttcttgctttgtgctgattggtcagtctcctacaatcgtgcacgtgtcactaatgttaacgtGAAACAGCTGGAGGAGTCTTTCAAACAATAAACAAATCACAAGATGAGCCAAGCACAGGAACCTCTCAGttgtaaagtagtttgtaaaccttgaagtagatcatagtgtctcccctgacatggattagatGGTCACCCTATCTGCAAATCACCTGAACATCGGACACATAGACAAGCCCTCAGCCCCAGGTGATACTCAGGTGGGCTGTGTCCCTAGACTGCGGTGGGCAGAGGAGCTTCTGGGGCAAGGCTGCATAACAGGCTATACTAAACAGACACATCCTACGACACTAGACACAGCCCCATGGGCATTGATTCTGTCATAAAGCATATTATTCTGTAAATCAGTATATGACAGCAGGGTAATACCCCCCTTTGCAATACTGCAGTTTACATAAGGAAAAGCTGAAGTCTAAGCATGACCGTTTTGTGTTTGCCTCTGAAAGCATGCAAAAGCGTGTGGTATAGACTTCATAAAGCCAATCAAAACTGGTGATTTTCCATGTAAATTCTTGCAAGAATGTTATAATGTTAATCCCATATTATCTTTGGCATGTTTAACAAATGGTTTATATATATGAAACAAACACTGCAAATGAGCTTCATCAAACAGTTCCTTAACTCTGCTGGTGGTGTTGTTTGCAGCATCAGTGGTGCTGATTAAGGAGGGTGGCGACAGttgtatgacccccccccccacccatcatcTATCTCGCTCCCCAGGCCCCCACCGCCCGCCCCCAAACGCAAAGTCGACCACCTTTAATGTCTGGCtctgtctcccagccctgtgacaTTTCTCATCCGTGGTTCTATGGGCGTCGGGGTGACTCATCGAATCAATGAGGAAGCAGGGCCGTCCTCCCCAAGAGTCAGGGAATTAACTCCAGGCACTCTCATTCATCTTTAAAAGGCCCAGAAGAAGAGAAAGGGTATCCTTCTCGCACTAGGCGGTGACGGCAAACACGCCCCCAGATGGACATTTGTAGACGCGGAAGGAGCCCGTGTCTGTGTCACTGAACAATAATTATACTCGCATTCCTGCGGTCATTTcataaatccccccccctcaccctccaCATGTCATTCTGGAGCCTTGAGTCCCACACCGACAGATCAGGTCCGGATACCCAAAGCAGGACAAACAGGCAGCAACAGGATCAAGACTGCTTGGTCCACTTACACGACCCTCCTCATGTGGGCAGAGGGAGATGCAGGGAAGATGGAACGCCCAAGGAGGAAAAAGTGTGCTTTATGACATAGTAACAGGAAGAACTTTAATAGGACATTAAAGGAAAATGTTAACCACGTCCGGCCACTGTGTTATATACAATTTGTGGTAACACTTTACGTAATgcaatgtttttagtaatttataaacacattcattacAAATAATATTGcagtcataaagcattataaacatagctataaatatttatgaaaaggcataacacattacagccacgtttattatgcattacgaCTGTCTTATGAAGCACTCATCTATAgaaaccttcataatgcagtacaaagcattcttaatgcttataccaaccattataatgcattatgaaggtatctatagtgtattatagatgaaagcttcataaagcattcataatgcgtaATACACGTGCTTATAATGTGTTTTGCTCAAATATTTATATTCATGTATATAATGCTGTATGAATGCTGTATCcatgtatgaatgcattattatttgttatgaatgtattatgaataaattacaaaaaacaTTACCCGATATATTATCCCGCATATAAATAATCAGCAGTCACGGCACATATAATAGCGCTCATGTGATTCTGCCTGTCATTCCGCAAGCTGCCAGGGCTGAGACAGGAGGTCTTTGACAGAGGCTGGTCTGGGCCCAAATCAGCAAATGATTCATATATGAATCTTACTTAATAGGAGAGGTGTCTTAATGGTGGTACAAGAAAGCAGCTCATATAGGGAAGGCAAGACATCATACACAGTTTTCTTGCTTACTACCACCCCTCACATCCCACTTAAAGCAATCCATCATCTATAGATTCCATTTACATTCTTTCTGTCTGATGCATGCATCCATACTTTAGTTTATGACATTACATAAATTCTTAACAGGACACAATAAAAGAAGCGATAATGTTTAGGTTCCAGCTGACCAGAACAGGGGGTTATGCTGAAACACTAATCAAGGCTACACTATCTTgaaataggggggggggggggggggggggggagtgtcctACCGCAGTAGAACATACAGTAGTTGACATTTTTCATCAAGGGAAAGAGTAGAGTGGTTAAATAGGACTGAGGCACACTGGCTGGGCATCGTGTGACTGTTATTCCCAGGTTTCTACACACGGGACCCATtgccctctcctggagccgacaccttatcgtggtggaggggtttgcgtgttccaatgatcctGGGAGCTACGttgcctggggctttatgcccctggtacagtcacccaaggcaaacaggtcctgggtgaggaaccagacaaagtgcggctcatcagaccccttatgatgaataCAAACATAGATCCACGTtttccctcaccccccccccccccttggaatCAGGCCTTGGGTTGGGGCTCGATAGCCAGcaccaggcctgcacccatgaggtctggtcgggcacagccccaaggaggcacgtgggtcccccctccaatgggctcaccacctgtggGAGGGGCCAAAagggtcgggtgcagtgtgagGTGGGCAGTGGCCGAAGGCGGGGGACCTTGGTGGTCCAATAGAGGAAtatctcctcaatcccaccgacacaccttccaatgaggaagcagagtgtggggacttgggggtggactcccctATCTCTGGGGTGGAGATCCgcctggagttcctcaaggctctggatgttgtggggctgtcttggttgacacgcatctgtagCATCAATTCTGACCAATTCTGTCATTGATaagttttatggacagaatttccaggcgcagccagggcattgagggtgtccgaattggtgacctcaggattaggtctctgctttttgcagatgatgtggttctgttggcttcatcagaccgtgaccttcggctctcactggagcagttcgcagccgagtgtgaaacggttgggatgaaaatcagcaccgccaaatccgagaccatggaaaagggtggagtgctctctccgggtcggggtccttccccaagtggaggagtttaagtatcttggggtcttgttcacgagtgagggaaggatggagcgggagagcAACAGGCTTGGTGCAGCATCAGCAGtaatgcgggcgctgcatcggtctgtcatggtgaagaaggagctgaaccaaaaggcaaagctctcgatttaccagtcgatctacgttcctaccctcacctatggtcatgagctgtgggtagtgaccgaaagaacgaggtcacgaatacaagcggccaaaatgattttcttttgcagggtggctgggctctcccttagagatagggtgaggagctcagtcattcgggagggactcagagtagagccgctgctcctccgcgtcaagaggagccagatgaggtggctcgggcatctggtcaggatgcctcctggacgcctccctggggaggtgttccgggcatatCCCACTggaaggaggccccggggaagacccaggacacgctagaGAGACTATGTGTCCCAGctagcctgggaacgcctcggaattcccccagaggagctggatgaagtggccggggagagggaagtctgggtttccctgtttAGACTGCTGTCCCCGTGACCCGAACTGGAAAAgcggtagatgatggatggatggatggatggatggatggatggatgggacccAGTGCATCACCTCACCACATGCCCACATGCAGTGTGTCAAACACTGAGTTGTTTGGCACATTTGCGAAGATCCAATACCTTTGATCACTTAGCATTCTGTAAATTTCAGTGATACATTAGACATTAATGCAAAACAGCAACAAATGCCAATGGAAAAGAAAACCTCTCTTAAATTTATTTTCTCTGCAGATGTACAAACTGTTGTTATGGTCTGAAAGGCATAGTCTAGTCAAGTTTACTGTTCTAAATTAACCACACTAAATTAACCTTCAAAACTGTAAGAAATCTTGCATTGTTCTTAAATAATACTAATGTTTTGATATCTTGTTATTTTTCGATCTATCATATACTATTACTTTGGCATAAAATTAGCCTTTTTTAATATAACAAACGGTAATAATCACTTACAGGATAAATAGATGCTAATTTAACATTGGGACGCTCATTTGCATGTGATCCACCCATCTGCACAGTGGAAAGCCATAATCTTGTCCCATGGAAAAACATCAACATCTGTCAGCATGATAATGGATTATGCTCCACTTTGTGACCTACCGTGATCTGGAAACATGTTGTATCCACAAGTGTATTTCCCATGTGTTAGTAGACCGCATCGCTACTATTTTCGGCCATAGTGTGCTTTTTAACGGGATCAGCTCATCAGTCTTGGTACCATGTTGTGTATTTTGACTTCAGCACAGGAGTCGTCATGCTAGTCTTCATCAGCATTTTTGAttcatggtaaatggactgcatttatatagcgcttttctactcctacgagtactcaaagcgctttacatttcatgcctcacattcacccatccacacactcattcacacaccggtggcggaggctgccatgcaaggtgccaacctgctcaccgggagcaatttggggttcagtgtcttgtcaaggacactttgatggggtcaggaggaaccagggttcgaacctgcaaccctccagttgccgaacgaaagcactacctcctgtgccaccatcttcccatTTATATCAGCATGGAGtgaaacagaattaataaaaaaataccaAAAATATTTAGATTAAGAAATGAGGGTGTACTCACCAAACAGACATAATGACTTCTTTGTTAGCTATATGCTTTACATAAATAACACCTAGATGCGTGCGTCTGCAACACTCATTAAAATGTTGACTAATTACTCCGTTGGACTTCAAAAGCTAAAACTGTTCATTACATCAAACAACAGGTCTGAACTCACATGTTGGAAATGTAGCAAAATGATAGAGTTTGTTTTCAGCCTCCCGACAACGAAACGTGAACTTACTGAAACGGCTCCAGCTGAGATCTTGGCGATGCGCAGCTGGAAGGCGCTGCCAGTCAGAGGAGTTAAAAGGACTGAAGTGGCCAGAACAAAAGTTTACTTGTACTGAAGAACACCTCATACATACCGAATGTGATTAATAGGGGCTACATAGAATTCACATATAACGTGcgactttttttcccccaaaatgtATCATTTAATATAAAGGAACTAATTTATTGTTATGCTGAATTCCTTAAAATGCAAACTCACTAACagattcatatttttttttattgtaagcaTTCAATAATTTTAGGGttgcatgtttattttaaagGGTAATAATCTGCAGAGACGACAAAGCCAGCAGACAGTTTTCTGATGAGGTTGAGCTTTGTAGGAGGCACAGCGAAGGTGCACAGTGAGTAAGCAAAATTGATAGgctaaaattaaaattatacaaaaaaaaaataaataaatgaaaacacaaCACTCCAGCTGTACTACATAATGATATCAACCCAATTATATGTATATGCAGGGTTACTAAAATGAGGTCTCCCAGTGATGACATACGTCTCGTAAAGCCTTATTAAACGTAATTGTGTTGCTGGCTGAGGACCAGCTCAGTTTCCACTTTAAATAAGATGGCCATAAATTACTAGTAATATGAAACACATTCAAGGAAACAGAGTGTTTCAGATACAGAGCTGGCCGCTGCCGAGATGACGGGAGCTCCGTCACGTGACGGGGAAGACAAGAATCCTGCGGCATCTGGGGATAGCGCATGTAATCCTATGCGTAGGTATGGAGAGGCAGATGCACTACTGCACTGAAGCGGCGTTAAATGGGGACACTGCCCATGTCAAAGGCAGCGGCGAGAGCCGGGGATTATGCAGAGGTGGAGCCACAACGCAGATGCTAATCGTTAAGGCGCCTTCCATCGTCACCCCTGCCCTATCACACGCTCCCCTAGACCACAACAGCAGCAGGCGCCCCCTTGACCCAGGTAAAGCAAGACCCTTCCAGAATGACTGGAATAAACATCGATCTTGACTTTTAGAGAacaaaaggaaaacacaaaCAAGCTGTCTCACGTGTTCTCTGCCGTGACGCGTGTGCTCTGCCGCCGATCGAGCAGACCCTCTCTCTACGACGGCGCGGATGACGCACTACGGGACGAGTCGAGAGtcaggggaaggggggggggggggggtttggctggtgacaggtgggggggggaaggggctgCTGACAAGTAGGGGGACCAAAACAATTGAAATCGAAGCTGCAAGAGTGGGTGGTAAATTGAGCACGACATAAGAAAGAGCACTGCTCCTTTGAACACCTCCTCCCCTGACATTAATGAATCTCATCAGGAGGCGACCTATGAGAGCACAAGCACAAACCCGAGTGTGATGGACGGGATTAGAGGTGCTATGATTTCCTCGACAAATAGATCCCGCTGGGAGGGAGAGGATTAatatttctctccctctctccgccCGCAGACGGCACACACAGAATTAATGAAGGTACCTGCGATGATAGCGCCCAGCTGCTGCGTCCTGGTGATGGGGTAGACGTCACGAGCCGCCACGATCGCCGATGCTATTTTCTTGGCGTACCTCTCCTCTCCGTAGGTGCTCAGGATGGAGACGAGAGCCTGTCGGTCTAAGGCATTCACCACGTCTGCCGCACTGGCCAAAGCAGGGCACCTACATGAAAGAGGAAGATAATCAGGTGCCTAACATCACACTCTCCTCAGCGCCCATTTAGGCCCGAGACCTGAAACAAGCAtgacaccttaaaaaaaaagcgCAATATATGGATACGCATACGTACATATTCTTTGAGTTGGAGGGTACTGAGTCAGTGACAAGTTCGGCACAAAAAAATGccataaaaaaataaccttACTTGGCACAGAACAGAACTGACATCCTGATTGTGTATTCAGATTGACAGCAATACCAATGTATTGTCTGAATTGTGGAGGACTGTTTGTCGAATCACACTGTAGAGCAGGGCAACGCTGTATGATGAGCCACAAAGCAACAGGCTCGCATGAATTGGTTTTAAATATTGAAACCACTCAGACATTCCACAGTGGAAATGACAGAGCGCAATAATAATGACGCGTCAAATATGCGAAGGATGCTGCACTTGCGCTTCCTACAGAAGAATCCCAGACGCATGTTGAGCGTGTTAATGATTCCCTTTCCTGGATGCACCTTTTTCTCCAACTTTGCCGACTGACAGAAATATTTAGTTTGTAGTGTTCCggaacacaaacaaaaagagATGATCAAATAGGGGAAAAAATGAGTCACATTCCTGAATTTACATATGATAAAAAAGGGGGAAGTCTGCTCAAAACTCAGTGTGTTGCTTCAAGCCATTTTTTTCCTGCCCTCATCTTACATTATAATGCATGAGAACGCCCTCGATTTTAAAGTATCATAATTACACCTGCCCTGATAACACCTTCCATGAACCCGATAAAATCAACATCAGATGATACAATTGGAAAATTATTACTGTGCTCATATGCACCTTGTCTTACATCTTGTGATGACCCTTTTGTTATTATTGAAGTAGGAGGAATTTTAGTGCCTGTTTTCTGACTTGATGCTCTGAATTCCAAAGGTAGTTCCCAAGCAATAAAATCTATCACTTCACTGCTACGTCATTAGTAAGGTAAAATCTAAGCAAAATAAGTCAGAAATGGATGCAAGTAAGAACAAACAATATATAAAGCAGCCAAATAAGCATGCAGGACTACAATTTATtgtcttcaaataggaacattCGGTTCAATAGCTCTCCACTGTAACTGCAATCCATAAACAGGTATAAATAATGATGATGTCATAACATCATATACTCAACATATTGAAAGTGACGGCCAACACATAGcaaaaatgctgtttttttttttttttacctcactCCAAAACACTATAAGTTCCGGTCTTCTTAGTTTAGATGAAGCAGAGAGACCGCCTTTAAAAAATACAAAGCACTTGATCTGCTATAATTACTCTGCGATTTAGAAACTGGCACACTGGGGCAAAGCAGAGCGATCGGCCTCTTATTCAGTTCAGGAGCCCTTTGGCCAGTATTTTGTTATCGGTATAGAGGACACTAATAAAACAAGAATGGTACAATTCACAGGGGCCCCCTAGTTATAGCTAGGCGAATGTAAGCACGCGCTGGGGGACAGCCCAGCGCCATTCACAGGAGAAGTATTCCTGACGGTCTGTTTCATCCTTGGGGGGTAAAACATGCTTAACAACTGGCTCTAACTGCAAGTTCAGAAAGACTGTTTCAGCTTCAGCATTGTTCAGATTTATAGGGTGGGGTAGGCACTGTGTATGTAGTGAAACctgaggctcctgtttaatgtGATACATTTCAACATTACAATAGAGTAagaaaagcattaaaaaaaatgaaaaatcctTGCCACTATGACACAAAAGTCAGGACAGCACAGCTCCACTAGTCTAATTATGTTCAAGCACCACAAAAGAAGACTAAACTACTGCAAGTGGCCTGGATAATGACTGACAAAGTGAAAAGAGAATGGTGCATGTAGCCTCCTGAATCTTCATCATTATCCAGGAGAGAAAGGAAATAGGCAGAACAGGTTCCACAGGTACGAGGGCCGACACCAAAGTCCACGCCGCACTATTCCTGCATCCGTGAGGCATTTGAAAAGCTAATTTTAATGCTCACCTGATTCCCTTTGGGAGTTTAAAATGACCCAATAATGAACTGAAACCGTGTATCAGTATTAGACATTGTGTACGGTCCATGTTTTGCCAGAACTGTGTGCAAAACGGAACAAAGAAATGCACTGGATCCCATGTGACAAGCAGTTAAAAACCGACATGCATCCTTCTTTTGagtttaataatgatgatggttATTTTACCATATGGTGCAGATACAGGGGCTACACATATAGTACAACTATGTGACCAGAAGAGTGGGAAACCATGTATCAATCTAAATCAGAGCCTTCCTGTACTAGGCATCACTCAATCAACACCGGCTCTACGGGCAAGAGTAGCTGTTTCTCCTCAGCAGGAAGTGAAAAGCTTGTTAGGACCGAAGAAAAAAACACTAGAGAGAAAAAGTTCCAGtgtggaaaagtaaaaaaaaaaaagaaacaaaaaaaactgggCTGAAAACTCACCATCAAGAAAAATAATCCTGGGCACAGAAAAAAACGACAGTGGAGtcacaaaaattaaaaaaaaagttaatgtcACTGAGAGGTTTAATCAAAGTGCTGACTGGATGCATTATGGGGAAGCTTTAGGAAGATATGAAAGCCATTTCCTGTCACAGACTGAAAAGCAACTTGAGGATTTTAGCAAACTATCGGGAAGGAACTAAACACGGCAAAATACAtacttggtaaaaaaaaaaaaacaaatttgccGCTGATGCTGGGAGGAAAGACATTTCCATCAATAGTCTAAGTAATCACATAATCAGTTTGTTTTCCCCCTGGAGGGGAAAACAGAAAATTGGGCATCTTTGGTGTAACATTTATATTGTTGTGGTATGATGAGACATCCTGTTCTTCCCCAGATGCAAACACTCATTGTCTGAACAGAGAAGGCAGTGATGTAGGTTTGCAGTAAAACAGCCACCTGGGGTATGACATTGTCCCAGGTTGAGTCTTAGGCACTGCATGGTGAACAACACTGCACCAGTGCCTAACTAAAGCACCCAAGGTCACTGCTGCCCTGTACAATGCTCTGTCTTCCACACAGCTCATTTCTAAAGTTTCGAAAAAATGCCATTGCAAACTAAATCCGGAGTTTACAAAGAATAAAATTTGTGAAggacataaaaatatatttaaaaatctgtTGTTCAGAAGATCGCATTGTCTTCGAGAAGCTCCTACCTGCCTCCATCCATCCGCATATCCAAAGGCCCATCCTTGCTGAGAGAAAAGCCCCTCTCCGGGTTGTCGAGCTGCATGGAGGAGCAGCCAGCATCcagcagtacagcatccagacctccaGGCTGCACCCCATGCTGCCGAAGCAGGTCGATCACTTCACTGAAGCACCCCAGGACTGGGAACACCTGGCCCCTAGAGGAAACAGTGACAGCGAAGCAGCCCTGAGAAGAGTTCCTGCCCAAAGCCACTCACATATCATCCATCCACCATCGTTCACTTCAAAAAACTAATAGAAGACAAATGCTGAACGGCTTACAGAGACAAACAGAGATAAACAAGACACCGGTATCCAGGATATGCCAAATTTAAGTAccgattaattaaaattaaaattagtggAGAACAACAGTTGTTCTACCACTGACAGAGGCAAGAGAGAACATCAATAAGAAATCTACAATAAGAGATTTTCAATATGGTTAGTCTATAACTACAGAAGGGGTTAAGAGGTACGTCTCCTGGGTAAGTGCCTTCAGAAGCAAGATGTATCTCA includes these proteins:
- the mettl15 gene encoding probable methyltransferase-like protein 15, whose protein sequence is MRRRPCGRVTTKMLLPAFSQQVTALWRAVLSLHKIKLAKEHGRVWLSHAIPTTGSYTQQDGTDGGSRSAETALHTPVMLKEVLRSLDLKPGQVFLDMTFGAGGHTQAILDAVPDVTVYALDRDPLAFEMARRLSAEHQGQVFPVLGCFSEVIDLLRQHGVQPGGLDAVLLDAGCSSMQLDNPERGFSLSKDGPLDMRMDGGRCPALASAADVVNALDRQALVSILSTYGEERYAKKIASAIVAARDVYPITRTQQLGAIIAGAFSPSALYARKDLLQRPAHVATKSFQALRIFVNDELQELHAALQAAEVLLRPGGRLAVLTFHSLEDRVVKRFLHGLDVAAPPRRNPRRPAREEEGEDERPGTGHARWTFVQKKVIVPQEDEPPESKPDTTVARKNSSRRKKPWEEPDGPQAPEAGRGSQINGMAKS